TTTTTCCAAGTAGTGTAGTTAATATCTCCACTCTCTTGACATTTTAATCCAATTTTAATTCTTACTGCATTTGCCATTTACTAAATCCTTATTCAATGATTTCAGCAACAACTCCAGCACCTACAGTTCTACCACCTTCTCTAATAGCAAACTTTGTACCTTTGTCTAGAGCAATTGGAGCAACTAATTCAACTGTCATTTCTACGTTATCACCAGGCATAACCATTTCTACACCCTCTGGTAAAGTACAAGAACCTGTAACGTCTGTTGTTCTTACATAGAATTGTGGTCTATATCCTGAGAAGAATGGAGTATGTCTTCCACCTTCCTCTTTAGAAAGGATATACACTTCGCATCTGAATTTAGTATGTGGAGTAATTGTTTTAGGTTTACATAAAACTTGTCCTCTTTCTACTTCTTCTTTTTTGATACCTCTTAAAAGAATACCGCAGTTATCACCAGCTTGACCTTGTTCCATTTCTTTTCTGAACATTTCAACACCTGTTACAGTAGTTGTTTTAGTATCAGAGAATCCAACGATCTCAATAGTTTCACCTACTTTGATTGTTCCTTTTTCAATTCTTCCAGTAACAACAGTTCCTCTTCCTGAGATAGAGAATACGTCTTCAACTGGCATTAAGAAATCTTGGTCAACATCTCTTTCTGGAGTTGGAATATAAGTATCTACTGCTTCCATTAAAGCAACAACTTTTTCTCCCCATACACCTACAGAACCTGCTTTAGCTTCTTCTAATGCTTGGAATGCAGAACCTGCAATAATTGGAGTGTCATCACCTGGGAAATCGTAAGTAGATAATAATTCTCTAATTTCCATTTCAACTAATTCTAACATTTCATCTCTATCTTGAGGGTCAAGTTGATCTTCTTTGTTCATAAATACAACGATATATGGAACCCCAACTTGTTTAGATAATAAGATGTGCTCTCTTGTTTGTGCCATTGGTCCATCTGTTGCAGCAATAACTAAGATTGCTCCGTCCATTTGAGCAGCACCAGTAATCATGTTTTTAACGTAGTCCGCGTGTCCTGGACAATCAACGTGAGCATAGTGTCTTTTATCTGTTTCATACTCAATGTGAGAAGTAGCAATAGTAATTCCTCTTTCTCTTTCTTCTGGAGCATTGTCGATTTGATCATAATCTTTCATCTCTCCACCATATTTAACTGCAAGAACAGCAGAAATAGCAGCTGTTAAAGTAGTTTTACCGTGGTCAACGTGTCCAATTGTACCGATGTTAACGTGTGGCTTATTTCTTGAAAATTTTTCTTTTGCCATAGAATTCCCCTTCTAAATTTTTGGTTATTGCCCTCTGAGTAGATAAGCCACTAGGCTTCTCTATTCAGAGGGGATTTATTATCAATTTTATTAAAAATAAAATCGTGTTGCGTATTATATTTAAAAAATACTAAAAAAAACTTTAATGGGAGATAAATTATTATAGAGTTATAAAAAATCTGTGCTTATAACTCAGCTCCCAGTAATCAATAAAAATAAATGGAGCGGGAGACGAGACTCGAACTCGCGACAGTCTGCTTGGAAGGCAGAAGCTCTAGCCAACTGAGCTACTCCCGCAACATTTGCGTGGTGGTGAGAGAAGGATTCGAACCTTCGAAGCCGTAGGCGGCGGATTTACAGTCCGCAGGATTTGACCACTCTCCAACCTCACCGATTAAAATATTATTGTTCTGGTCAAGCGCTGTTCTTAAAAGATTACGCACGACATAAAAATGGAGCTGGTGAAGGGAGTCGAACCCCCGACCTGCTGATTACAAATCAGCTGCTCTAGCCAACTGAGCTACACCAGCGCCAAAAAATAAAAATGGTGGTTCGAGACAGAATCGAACTGTCGACACAAGGATTTTCAATCCTTTGCTCTACCGACTGAGCTATCGAACCACTGAAATTGGAGTGTGATTATACTAGCTAATTTATTAATTTAAACTTAAACTGTTTACTAAATTTTTAAATTCATCACCTCTATGAGCATAAGACTTAAATTGATCCAATGAAGCGGCAGCTGGAGACAATATTCCTATACTTTTTTTATTCATATTGTTATTTATTTTTTCAACTGCAATATTTAAAAAATCACATTTTTCAACATTTATTGAATATTCTTTACAATAATCAACTATTTTATCTGTATTACTTCCAATAGCATAAACAGTTAAATCTAGTTCTTTAATATTTTCAAATAAAGGTCTTAAATTTGCACCTTTATCATCGCCACCCAATATAAGATGTAAATTATCTTTTCTATATGGAGTTAAACCATTTATTGTCGCATCAACATTTGTTGCTTTACTATCATCAATCCATAATCTATTTTTTTTATCAAAAAATTCTTCAACTTTATGTTTATCTATTTTAAATTGGTTTATTAAATCGTAATTAATTTCATCAAATATAATCTTTCTAGTTGCCATTGCTAATATTGCATCTAAAAGAAATGGTTCTTTAAAATTTATTTTAGATTTTTCAAAACCAAAATGATTACACAATTCATCACTATTATTATAAGTAATTACATGTGCATCTGTTTTAAAATCTTTAAATTCAGATGGGATAATTGCTACATCATTCTCATTCATTAACTCAAGTGGTTTTAATTTTGCATTTTTATACTCTTCAAAAGAACCATGCCAAGTAATATGATCTTCAGTAATTGGTAATAATAAATAAATATTAGGTTTTGATTTATGAGTATAGTGTAATGTAAAAGATGAAGTTTCTAAAATCCATATCTTTTTATTTTCATCTAGATGACTTAATGGTATTCCAATATTTCCACCACAAACTGAATCATACTCAT
The genomic region above belongs to Arcobacter ellisii and contains:
- the tuf gene encoding elongation factor Tu: MAKEKFSRNKPHVNIGTIGHVDHGKTTLTAAISAVLAVKYGGEMKDYDQIDNAPEERERGITIATSHIEYETDKRHYAHVDCPGHADYVKNMITGAAQMDGAILVIAATDGPMAQTREHILLSKQVGVPYIVVFMNKEDQLDPQDRDEMLELVEMEIRELLSTYDFPGDDTPIIAGSAFQALEEAKAGSVGVWGEKVVALMEAVDTYIPTPERDVDQDFLMPVEDVFSISGRGTVVTGRIEKGTIKVGETIEIVGFSDTKTTTVTGVEMFRKEMEQGQAGDNCGILLRGIKKEEVERGQVLCKPKTITPHTKFRCEVYILSKEEGGRHTPFFSGYRPQFYVRTTDVTGSCTLPEGVEMVMPGDNVEMTVELVAPIALDKGTKFAIREGGRTVGAGVVAEIIE
- the murD gene encoding UDP-N-acetylmuramoyl-L-alanine--D-glutamate ligase, which codes for MKIDNKKIRILGKGITALALKDKFPNAVLYDDKDFDTYDKNSDELTVVSPGIPPYNQMVLNSNNVISDYDLFQEIMPFSIWISGTNGKTTTTQMCQHLLNEYDSVCGGNIGIPLSHLDENKKIWILETSSFTLHYTHKSKPNIYLLLPITEDHITWHGSFEEYKNAKLKPLELMNENDVAIIPSEFKDFKTDAHVITYNNSDELCNHFGFEKSKINFKEPFLLDAILAMATRKIIFDEINYDLINQFKIDKHKVEEFFDKKNRLWIDDSKATNVDATINGLTPYRKDNLHLILGGDDKGANLRPLFENIKELDLTVYAIGSNTDKIVDYCKEYSINVEKCDFLNIAVEKINNNMNKKSIGILSPAAASLDQFKSYAHRGDEFKNLVNSLSLN